From the Lolium rigidum isolate FL_2022 chromosome 2, APGP_CSIRO_Lrig_0.1, whole genome shotgun sequence genome, one window contains:
- the LOC124692262 gene encoding probable sodium/metabolite cotransporter BASS3, chloroplastic — protein MSVALAAASSSSSSRYLPGHANSPHHGHPLRRVRFISSPPQPCASPSALLWRRPPQAEAPATFCSAPTLGRVGWPRREGNAWLLSFRAETDASSSAEGDGDSSQAVSALLPVVVVATAVAALGNPATFSWVSKELYAPALGGIMLSIGIQLSIDDFALAFKRPVPLSIGYMAQYMLKPLLGMLIARVFKMPSAFFAGFMLTCCVSGAQLSSYASFLGKGDVAMSILLTSYSTISSVIVTPVLTGLLIGSVVPVNVIAMAKSILQVVLVPVTLGLLLNTYAKPVVNVIQPVMPFVAMICTSLCIGSPLAINRSMLLSSQGLMLLLPIVTFHIASFVVGYWVSKLPELRQEEPVCRTISLCTGMQSSTLAGLLATQFLGISQAVPAACSVVVMAIFGLTLASYWGSGLRIRDVPLRLFPQASSGARS, from the exons ATGTCCGTCGCCCtggcggccgcctcctcctcctcctcctctcgctaccTGCCGGGCCACGCCAACTCGCCCCACCACGGCCACCCTCTCCGCCGCGTGCGCTTCATCTCCTCTCCGCCGCAGCCGTGCGCCTCCCCATCGGCGCTACTTTGGCGGCGGCCGCCCCAGGCGGAAGCGCCCGCTACCTTCTGTTCCGCCCCGACGCTTGGCCGTGTCGGTTGGCCGCGTCGCGAGGGGAACGCCTGGCTACTCTCTTTCCGCGCTGAAACCGATGCTTCCTCGTCGGCCGAGGGGGACGGGGACTCCTCGCAGGCGGTCTCCGCGCTGCTTCCGGTCGTCGTCGTCGCAACCGCCGTCGCCGCTCTCGGAAACCCTGCCACCTTCTCCTG GGTCTCCAAGGAGTTGTACGCACCTGCACTCGGAGGCATCATGCTGTCCATTGGCATCCAACTATCCATCGACGATTTCGCGCTGGCCTTCAagag GCCGGTGCCGTTGTCAATTGGCTACATGGCACAGTACATGCTCAAGCCTCTGTTGGGCATGCTGATCGCAAGGGTGTTCAAGATGCCATCAGCGTTCTTTGCCGGTTTCATGCTTACATGCTGTGTCTCGGGTGCGCAGCTTTCGAGCTATGCTAGTTTCCTCGGGAAAGGAGATGTTGCGATGAGTATTCTGCTGACAAGCTACTCGACCATATCTTCGGTGATTGTGACGCCTGTTCTAACCGGATTATTGATTGGTTCAGTGGTTCCAGTTAATGTAATCGCGATGGCAAAATCTATTTTGCAG GTGGTTCTTGTTCCTGtgacactaggtctccttctgaaTACCTATGCAAAACCAGTGGTGAATGTCATACAGCCAGTAATGCCATTTGTTGCTATGATATGCACATCACTTTGTATTGGGAGCCCTCTTGCTATAAATAGGAGTATGCTCCTCTCATCACAAGGACTCATGTTACTTCTTCCCATAGTGACTTTCCACATTGCGTCCTTTGTTGTTGGTTACTGGGTTTCCAAGTTGCCCGAGCTGAG ACAAGAAGAGCCTGTTTGTAGGACTATTTCATTGTGTACTGGAATGCAGAGCTCCACCCTAGCAGGACTTCTTGCTACCCAATTTCTTGGAATCAGTCAAGCAGTTCCTGCAGCATGTTCCGTTGTTGTCATGGCAATATTTGGTTTGACTCTTGCATCATACTGGGGAAGTGGCCTGCGAATAAGAGATGTTCCTTTGAGATTATTTCCTCAAGCTTCCTCTGGCGCGAGATCTTAA